TGACAAGAATGTGGGTGAGGTAGCTCTCCTGGCATGACCAGTGACCTGAAACCAATGGAGATTCAGCAGCATTCTGCAGGAAGgagtttttcctgtttcttttcttcttatgtACCAAAGCAAATACCAAACCTACTGTTTTAGATCAACTTAGTCTGTTCTGCATCATGGCAGTTCTGgttcagaaagcactgaaaagacGCATCAATGTTGTACTGTGCACAGTCTGGTGCTTATAGTGTAGTGCTGCCATTTTGGGGTTCTTTGACCAGGAAAATGACCCAGAGGTGTGAATATgaggttatttttaatatgtccTCTCTTCTACCATTGAGAGATTTATCAACAGTACAGGAAAATTAAGAAGTGCACAGACTATTGAGATGCTCTTTGTGGTGCATATTTTGTTCATTATTGTTGTTGCAAGAGCCTGTTTAGCAATGGTTGAGTTTCTAGGGGGAAGAGAACCTTCCCAAGAAAAGGATACTCTTGGTCTTGTTGTGCCTgataaagaagaggaaagggtgaTCTGCCACAAAAATAACAGTAGCACCAAGACTTCGTGATGTCAGTGTTGCTGaactggcagctgctgcctctgtgccTTCTTCATTGACTTCCAGATAACATTTGTGAAAAACTTGTGACAAAAACAGATCACCATTCTCTGACATTCCTGTGAAATCAGCTTGACCTTCAGTGAAGGCATCTTGTATCCCCATCGTGCTCAAAGTAGATCTGAGGTCGTATTTCTCTTCTAATGTGAACCTGGGCAGATAAAcctccattttcattttctccattagTTCTGGGCTGGTCCATGCAGACAGGTTTTCAAAAGTCAATTCTCTTTCTAGCTGCAGTtagtaaaaagagaaacagaaaattacagaGCATTCAAAAACCTGTGCCCTAAGGGCTATTCtcttttcttaaatgaagaACTTTTCAAGCTGTTGTaagaatacaagaaaaacagTAGTGAAGATCAATTTGGAGATCTTTTTGACTGAAGGAGTGTGTTCTCTATGGTAGGTCAATGCAGTATTTGAACTGTTCTCAGTAATTGTCAGGGAATATAGCTGGGTTAAATAGTTGTAGAACAAAAACATCAGTGTCAAGTAACAATAGTCTGGTTGATTCACTGTTCATATTTCTGTCCTCCCTACATTTTAGAATTTActgaaagagcttttttttcctacagaacaCCCACTAACGTAAATGAGAATTTAATAAAAGTTTATTATCCAAAGGCAGGGTAGGTCTTTTTACAGAAGGTGGCAGTATCCATATGTATTAGCTCTGCATATCCTGGAAAGTAATGGAGGCTGCCCAGTTTGTGGTTTGAGTTTTTTTGGAATGAAATCATATCTGTCTGAATCGGTACAGACAGTGGATCTCAACAGGGCAGACTATCTGTCCTCATTTTTGTTCAGCTGGAAGAAGAGCCAGTCTTGTAGGGTTTGGGTTACCTGTCTCCAGGACTAACTAACATTAGGAACCACAGAAGTGCCAGCTGCCAAAAGTAAGAAATCTATTCTGAGCTCCAAAAGCTTCAAGTTCACAGTGCTAGACCAAGTTGGGGATTTGCTTTTCCCTGAGCCTGACCAGTACCCTCCTTCCTAGAAACATGACTGCCGCCTGGTCCTTTACCTTGCACATGCATAAAGTAAGTAAATAATGACACTCTTGTTTTTTCAGATGATTTGTGTTCTCAGTTGCTTTACCTTTTGTAGGCCAGTGATGTCACTTGGTAGCAGGATAAACATGCTGAGATCATTATTGACATATGGAAGCTCAAGAACATCAGTCTGGACTGATTCTACGTAGGTGCAGTTAAATTTATCACTCAGGTACATCATGGGCACTGGTTTAGTTGTATGCTGCAACAAATCAAATTAAGTGTTTGCCATTTGTACTCTGAACAGTAGAGGAATGAGTTAAAGTAGCACAGTGGAAGTTTATTGTATTTACTGAACAAGCCACCCCATGTGTCCGAGACATCCTTATGGCTTGAAGTGGTATGACACAGGATCTGCAGAGGACCCCTGGTCTTCTGGAAAGGCACTTGGAGGCTTGGCAGGCTATCCAAGGTGTCTCAGATGACACCCATTATAGGAAGCTGTATTCCCCTCTGATTTGTCATATGGTtaacaatgaaaatgtaaagaacTAACCCATACAGTTTTGTTCACCTCCTtgttttctctgccttcagAGAATGGAAGCTTGTTTCAAGTCAGCTTCTGACAATTTGACTCATGGCTCAGGTGCTAGTATGTGTGTGCAGTCTTTGTGCTGAAGATGTGGTGAAGAAAATATACTGTATGCTTtaaatcaaataattttcatgcCACATGGATTTAAAGATTGACAGGaatttctctcccccatctttttcagttttttccaCCTGCAGTGTAGGATATAAGGCAGTATACTCCCATACCGTGTTTATTCTGAAAGGCCTTTGCCTGGTAGCTTCAGCTTCGAACTTTGTTGCCCACTTTCCTTTGAAGTAGAGCGCATTTATCAGGACTAGCCTGGTGAATGAATCTACGGATCCAGGAGGCAGCAGATTTTGGATTTTACctagagaaaacagaaggacaTTTACACATTTGTGCAGTTTTACTGTTTTGGTGTAAGTATTGGCACCGTTTCTGTGGATATAAGCCAGGGAAATTGTAAATGCTGATACAGCATGCGTCTAGCTTGAGATTATTCACAAATAGGTGGTTACTGCGGTAATCTTGatttacaaagaaaagtaaGCCACATTCCTCCCGTGTTCAGATGGAGGACGCTAATTTTAATAAGGGCTTGTCAGTAGATGACTACTTTAGGAAAACTGATCTGATTTATCTTCCTGAGGTGAATCATTTACCCGCCTTGGGCCCCTTGGGTACAGAGACTTTGTTCAATGCCGAAATGGCTTCTTTTTGAATTGGGAGAGGGGAGGCTGGAGCTTACCTTCAGTCTGGTGTTCGACCTTGGAATTGATCTCTTTTCTGATTTCATCTGCTGCTCCCACAAAGTCAACTGATTGTGGCTCTGCATTGTAATATTTCTTGGCTAATTGTAAGTATTCCTGCAGTGCAAGAGAGACACCTGTCTTATGTTTGTTGCCTGCTGCCAATATGAATGATAATAAATAACTACAGCCAAGCAGGGAgaaaacatgataaaaattACATAGACTACAAGCACAGCATTTTGTCAAaggaacaaagtatttttttagtgGAAATACTCAATTTAAATGTTCTCACGTAACTACATCTGCAAATCACTCTGAAATTACATACACATCCcataaaactaaaattttaGTGTCCAAAGTCTCAGGAATAGTCTCATAGAAAACATTTATGTGAAGGATAACAACATGATTTGCAGATgtagtgaaaatattttaaagtatatggTTTATGGTATGTTGTCCTAGATAGATCATAAAGGTTAAATGGCACTGCATAATCTGAATAAGTTGTCTACCTACCTTACTGAAAGGCAATGATTTTTCTCCATATAACTGGTTGACACTTTTAAGCAGGTAATTTTTAGTGGGTTGGTTGATTTCAAAGTTGAGTGCTTTAAACCCACTATGGATATTATCCGATTTGCCAATTTCTGtcttggagaaaaggaaaaaaagacattattcATCTGTTGTGTAAAATAGttcaaaatttctatttttttccttcatgcagCTCCAAGTAAAGTATTTCTATTCAGGTGATCTGCTACCTGTATTGCAACACAAGAGGTGTTCTAAACTGAACAGTTATTAAAAGAATCAGTTGAAAGTATTAGAAGTTGCAGATGTGGTATAGAGACTGTGTCTCAGAATGCAAGGTTAAGAGCCTGAGCTATGTAAAACATTTAAGGGTTTGTAAGTGCAGGTTGTGAAACTAAGTATATCCGCCGAATGAGAGAGACTGTAATTGTTAAACAATGCATGAAGATTTGGCTGTGTGACTCCATTAATTTATGAAAGTCAAGTGTGTTACATGGAAAGTTTGTCCCTAAATTTCTTAATCTGCttttaatgttaatattttgtgatttatttttgtgtgtgtgtgttccagTAATTGCAGTAAATTCTTTATATTGAGGTAACAGGATTAAATGAATGTGGGCTCAAACTCTCAAATGAGCTCAAGGAAGTTAAGCTGTGAATTAGTAAACTAAAAATCTGGACCTGTGCTGTATTCATCTTGTCATTACGTCAGAGGCATGAACAAACACTTATATTTCTGAACCATTAGAATGGTCCCTTTGCCCTACCCACAGTGCTCTGTAATTCTCACAGTTTGGACAAGCATTACTCATGAGGAACAATCCCTCTCCTGTTCATGCAGTGCAAATGGGCTGTTGACATAGCCCCTAAAATAAATCTTCCCACCATGGGATTTGGCTGTGGGATGTAGATCCAAGTTCCCATTCATCAGAACTCATGGCCGCTGCGGCTTTGTGGGCTGACTGCAGGGAAATGGCTCACTCCCACAAAGAATAAGCATGACAGGAAtgagcagggagaagagcttGACACCACCATGGTTGAATAGTCAATGAGGAAAAACAGCCTTTACTGACTCAGAGGGATTACATTTGCTTTTCCGTACTTTTCTGCTATGTTAAATTACCTATACTTTGGTACAGGATGCCTGCCAGTATGTCAAAGAAATATCTCAGGAATATAATGATTCCCATTTCTCTAAGACCTATTGCAACCAGCTGGTCTACCTTGGGAAATTCCAACATGTCAATTAGTTTTGTTACCTATTCAACTGAAATGGAGactaatttctgaaatatgtcAAGCACAGGAAGCCTGGAAAAGTTAatgttctggtttttgttttcttgatgcTGCAATCAAATGTGTGGAAGGGCAGCTCTGTTCTTGTGATTAGCTCTCTGAGGTAGGAACCATGCCTGTTCAAAGAACATGTTTTCACTAACTAGCTAGCTATTGAACAGTAATAAGTTGAGAaagaaatttcttctcaaagctaaaggaaaaagaCCAAGAGATCTATTGAGAGAGCATGGtaacattaaattttaaattttgcaaattTGAGGTTAGTTTTCGCAATTCTGCCTAAAAAGGGGAAGCATGTAATAAGTGTTGCATTAGGTGAAGGTATCACAGGATGCTGTACCAATTAATTGTGTACACTACCTCTGAGGAAAGCAAACATAAGCAAATGCAAATGTGGAAGGAAAATACAAGCAAGACAAGATGTGACCCTGCCCATAGCTTGATCCCTAGACTTGGTGAGATACCTTCTGGAACCAAGCACATCGATTTGATAGATGCTCTTCTGTTCTGGAGTAGACTTGCATTTTTATGGTTGTGGTGACGTTTCTGACTCCCTCAGCTTTATTAAAGTGAAGTACCTATAGTGGAAAAAACAATGATAAATGCAATGAtagaaaaattgctgtttcaGTAAAATCTTTCAGTGATGTCATGGGACTGGTGACGAAGAGAGTCAAACTCAGATTTTGTGTATCTATTCCTGACTGAATATGAAAACTTTGGTTAGGTCTTGAGGCCCATCTGTACAAAACGGCTTGCACAAACTAAGCTGAGGGCCGCGGGGCAAAACTCTCACATACCTGGCCTTTCTAGAGAAATCTTCCTGCTTTGAGTTATGCCCTGGGCTGACCAGTTAATACCTAGGAAGAGCCAATTATCTCCAGGTGGAGGCTACCAAAGCAGAAGTCTAAGCAGAGCACTGCTCTGTGtcagaaagcatgaaaatggTGCGGGCAGTTCCATGCCTTAAATCCCTTGCTCTGGGCATGTGCACCTTACCCAGGCTACAGAGCAGTGCGTCCAACCTtggaacatttttcagaagagctatgccttttt
The genomic region above belongs to Buteo buteo chromosome 20, bButBut1.hap1.1, whole genome shotgun sequence and contains:
- the LOC142042502 gene encoding serpin B10-like; the protein is MEALNKANTSFALDFFKHECQEDIDKNILFSPLSISSALATVYLGARGNTADQMEKVLHFNKAEGVRNVTTTIKMQVYSRTEEHLSNRCAWFQKTEIGKSDNIHSGFKALNFEINQPTKNYLLKSVNQLYGEKSLPFSKEYLQLAKKYYNAEPQSVDFVGAADEIRKEINSKVEHQTEGKIQNLLPPGSVDSFTRLVLINALYFKGKWATKFEAEATRQRPFRINTHTTKPVPMMYLSDKFNCTYVESVQTDVLELPYVNNDLSMFILLPSDITGLQKLERELTFENLSAWTSPELMEKMKMEVYLPRFTLEEKYDLRSTLSTMGIQDAFTEGQADFTGMSENGDLFLSQVFHKCYLEVNEEGTEAAAASSATLTSRSLGATVIFVADHPFLFFIRHNKTKSILFLGRFSSP